Below is a window of Leisingera sp. S132 DNA.
TTTTGCGGCGCCTCCGGTGAGTTCTCAGAAGTCCTGCCAGAGGTCGCGGGCGGCGTTGCCGCTGCTGGCCGCCGCTGCAGGAGCCGGGCTGGCTTCGATCTGCCAGTCGTCCTCGCCATGCGCCGAAGGGGCGGGCTTGGCAGGCTTGGCAGCCGGGGCCGCCGCGGGTGCCGGGCGGGCGGGGGCCGCACCGCCGGAGACCCGGAAATGCGCCACCAGCTCGGCCAGCTTGCCGGCATCGGTGTTCAGCATGTGGCCGGCCGCAGTGGCCTCCTCGACCATCGCCGCGTTCTGCTGCGTGACCTGGTCCAGCTGGGTGACGCCGGTGTTGATCTCGTTGAGGCCGGTGGATTGCTCCGCCGCGCCTTCGGCAATGCCGGAGACCAGCTGCGAGATATGGGTCACCTGCTCGACGATGCTCTGCAGCGCCTCGCCGGCCTTGCCGACCAGATCGACGCCGCGCTCCACCTGTTTGGAGCTGTCGGAGATCAGCGTCTTGATCTCCATCGCCGCATCCGAGGAGCGCTGCGCCAGGGCGCGCACCTCGCTGGCGACCACTGCAAAGCCCTTGCCGGCCTCGCCCGCCCGCGCCGCCTCGACGCCGGCATTGAGCGCCAGCAGATTGGTCTGGAAGGCGATGTCGTCGATCACGCTGATGATCTGGCTGATGTGGTTCGAGGACTGCTCGATCTCGGTCATTGCCGAGACCGCGCTCTGCACCACTTCGCGGTTGTTCTCCGCCTCGGTGCGGGCCTCGGCCATGGTGGCCTCGACGCTGCGGGCGCCGTCGGCGGCGGATTTCACCGAGGCCGTCAGCTCATCCAGCGCCGCCGCGGTCTGCTCCAGCGTTGCCGCCTGGCTTTCGGTGCGGTGCGACAGGTCGTCGGAAGCCTGGCTGATCTCGGCGGCGCCGTTGCGGATGCTGCCGGAGGCTTCGATCACCTGCTGCACGGTGGTGCTGAGGTTGCTGACGGTGCTGTTGAAGTTCTGCCGCAGCTGCTCGTATTCCTCCGGGAAGGCAGAGGTGATCGGCTGCGAGAAATCGCCGTCGGCGAGCTGCACCAGGCCGCTGCTCAGTTTTTCGACCACCTGCTGCTGCAGGCGCTGCATTTCGGCGCGTTCCTCTTCGGCGGCGCGGGCCAGCTTGAGGTCGTCCTGCATGGAAACCAGAGTCTTGCCGATCTTGCCGATCTCGTCGCCGCGGCTGGCCGCCGCGACCTCAGTATCGAGATCGCCGGAGGACACGGCCTCCATGTCGGCGCAGATCCGGTCAATCGGACGCGTCACAGAGCGCGCGAAAAGCCAGCCGAAGATGGACACCAGCGCGGCGCAGATCAGAGAGATCAGGATCATGATTTTCTGCTGGGCGGCCGCGGGCGCGAGGATTTCATCTCGGTCAAGTTCTGCAATCAGTGCCCATCGGAGGTTGCGGAATGTAACCGGTGTCGAAACCGCCGCACCGGTGCTGCCGTCGGCCAGTGCGGTTGATGGGTAAAATCTGCCGCCTGCCGCCGCGTCACCGGTACCGGCTGTTACAGAAGAGGCCGTAAAGGCCTCCAGGAGATGGGGGCGTTGCCCCAGATCTCCCAGAATGCCGTGGCCTCCGTCCTGGCGGGAAGCGGTTCTGGCTTTGAAATCTTGTCCGGCAAGGTAAACATCCAGAGTTTCCAACTCGCCGCCGAATTCCGTTACAATTTCGGATATCTCATCAATAGCGACCTGAACC
It encodes the following:
- a CDS encoding methyl-accepting chemotaxis protein, which codes for MPADACRRCYEKMLQTFKLSHKLPLLVVGTAVTVTVVLISFSTSYFQRSVVQNAEVVLQSLVRDRETALNNYLESIEAAILTVSAVPSTAKAMKDMGVTWGSRSGGGQEEVGNLSMFASASSPYDIHFERNHPAFAGIMERLGYYDIFLINPEGDVIFSVTKEADYATNLKSGPYNETGLAKAFQLAAEGEKENVYFSDIAPYAPSANAPGAFAATRIQDSGGRFIGVFAVQVAIDEISEIVTEFGGELETLDVYLAGQDFKARTASRQDGGHGILGDLGQRPHLLEAFTASSVTAGTGDAAAGGRFYPSTALADGSTGAAVSTPVTFRNLRWALIAELDRDEILAPAAAQQKIMILISLICAALVSIFGWLFARSVTRPIDRICADMEAVSSGDLDTEVAAASRGDEIGKIGKTLVSMQDDLKLARAAEEERAEMQRLQQQVVEKLSSGLVQLADGDFSQPITSAFPEEYEQLRQNFNSTVSNLSTTVQQVIEASGSIRNGAAEISQASDDLSHRTESQAATLEQTAAALDELTASVKSAADGARSVEATMAEARTEAENNREVVQSAVSAMTEIEQSSNHISQIISVIDDIAFQTNLLALNAGVEAARAGEAGKGFAVVASEVRALAQRSSDAAMEIKTLISDSSKQVERGVDLVGKAGEALQSIVEQVTHISQLVSGIAEGAAEQSTGLNEINTGVTQLDQVTQQNAAMVEEATAAGHMLNTDAGKLAELVAHFRVSGGAAPARPAPAAAPAAKPAKPAPSAHGEDDWQIEASPAPAAAASSGNAARDLWQDF